Proteins encoded in a region of the Psychromicrobium lacuslunae genome:
- the sucB gene encoding 2-oxoglutarate dehydrogenase, E2 component, dihydrolipoamide succinyltransferase — MSESVNLPALGESVTEGTVTRWLKQVGDRVEVDEPLLEVSTDKVDTEIPSPIAGVIEEILVAEDETAEVGAPLVRIGSGDGAAAAPAAEEPAAPAEAPAAEAAAPAEPAAAEAPTPVAEAAPAAEAPAADSGAAEGHDVVLPALGESVTEGTVTRWLKAVGDSVEVDEPLLEVSTDKVDTEIPSPVAGTLLEIKVAEDETAEVGSVLAVIGSANAAPAPATEAPAPAAEAPVAEAPAPAPAAEPAAAAPAAEVPAAPAAPASAPAAPATEVPAAPAATPAASGNESNYVTPLVRKLANQQGVDLASLTGTGVGGRIRKQDVLAAAEAAKATVPAAAAPSSPAPSTPAAAPAVSTAPSAEAAALRGTVQKAPRIRQVIARRMRESLDTSAQLTQVHEVDMTKIAKLRNVAKGTFQAQNGGVKLTFLPFIAKAVAEALKQHPKVNASYDEEKQEITYHDAEHLAIAVDTDRGLLVPVISDAGNLNLAGMASKIADVASRTRNNKIGPDELSGGTFSITNFGSVGALFDTPIINQPQLAILGVGSIVKRPVVVTDINGDDTIAIRQMMYLSMTYDHRLVDGADAGRFLQTLKARLEEGAFEADLGL; from the coding sequence ATGTCTGAATCCGTGAATTTACCGGCCCTCGGTGAAAGTGTCACCGAGGGCACGGTTACCCGCTGGCTCAAGCAGGTTGGCGATCGAGTCGAAGTAGACGAGCCGCTGCTGGAGGTTTCCACCGACAAGGTCGACACCGAAATCCCCTCCCCCATCGCGGGCGTTATTGAGGAGATCTTGGTCGCCGAGGACGAAACCGCTGAGGTTGGCGCACCATTGGTGCGGATCGGTTCGGGCGACGGCGCTGCTGCGGCCCCCGCCGCCGAGGAGCCGGCTGCCCCAGCCGAGGCGCCTGCGGCGGAGGCGGCGGCTCCGGCTGAGCCCGCTGCCGCCGAGGCTCCGACGCCAGTTGCTGAAGCAGCTCCCGCTGCTGAAGCTCCCGCTGCCGATTCCGGGGCTGCTGAAGGCCATGACGTCGTACTTCCTGCCTTGGGCGAGAGCGTCACCGAAGGCACGGTCACTCGTTGGCTCAAGGCCGTCGGTGATTCGGTCGAGGTCGATGAGCCGCTGCTTGAGGTCTCCACCGACAAAGTTGACACCGAAATCCCCTCACCGGTGGCTGGCACGCTGTTAGAAATCAAGGTCGCCGAGGACGAGACCGCTGAGGTTGGCTCGGTGCTCGCGGTGATTGGTTCGGCTAACGCCGCTCCTGCTCCCGCTACTGAAGCTCCTGCGCCTGCTGCGGAGGCTCCTGTCGCCGAGGCACCAGCACCTGCACCCGCTGCTGAGCCAGCTGCGGCTGCTCCTGCCGCTGAAGTTCCGGCTGCCCCCGCGGCTCCCGCATCAGCTCCCGCCGCTCCGGCCACTGAAGTTCCTGCTGCGCCCGCTGCCACCCCAGCCGCAAGCGGTAACGAGTCGAACTACGTCACTCCCCTGGTCCGCAAGCTGGCGAATCAACAGGGCGTTGATTTGGCTTCGCTGACCGGTACCGGCGTCGGCGGTCGAATCCGCAAGCAGGATGTTTTGGCAGCCGCCGAGGCAGCGAAGGCTACTGTTCCTGCTGCAGCAGCACCGTCGAGCCCCGCGCCGAGCACCCCAGCTGCGGCTCCGGCGGTATCCACTGCGCCCTCGGCTGAGGCCGCAGCGCTACGTGGCACCGTGCAGAAAGCTCCTCGCATCCGTCAGGTAATCGCCCGCCGGATGCGCGAATCCTTGGACACCTCGGCGCAGCTCACCCAGGTACACGAGGTCGATATGACCAAGATCGCGAAGCTCCGCAACGTCGCTAAGGGTACTTTCCAGGCCCAGAATGGCGGCGTGAAGCTGACCTTCTTGCCGTTCATCGCAAAGGCAGTAGCCGAGGCGCTCAAGCAGCATCCCAAGGTCAATGCTTCCTACGACGAGGAAAAGCAGGAGATCACCTACCACGACGCCGAGCACCTGGCGATTGCGGTAGATACCGATCGTGGTCTGTTGGTCCCGGTGATTTCCGACGCCGGTAACCTGAACCTGGCCGGGATGGCCTCGAAGATCGCTGACGTCGCCTCACGAACCCGGAACAATAAGATCGGCCCGGATGAACTCTCCGGCGGCACTTTCTCGATCACCAACTTCGGTTCGGTCGGCGCGCTGTTCGACACCCCGATTATCAACCAGCCGCAGCTAGCCATCCTGGGGGTTGGCTCGATCGTGAAGCGCCCCGTCGTGGTCACCGATATTAACGGCGATGACACCATCGCGATTCGTCAGATGATGTATTTGTCGATGACCTACGATCACCGTTTAGTGGACGGCGCCGATGCAGGTCGCTTCCTGCAGACCTTGAAGGCCCGTCTGGAAGAAGGCGCTTTTGAGGCAGATCTAGGCCTCTAA
- the lpdA gene encoding dihydrolipoyl dehydrogenase: protein MSENAAQPAQGTQEFDILILGAGSAGYATALRAVQLGLTVGLVEKSKLGGTCLHTGCIPTKALLHSAELADHARDSAKYGVNVELQGIDINAVKAYKDGIVAGKYKGLQGLIKSKKGITVIEGEGKLSSQNTVTVAGPSGESTVYTGKNIVLASGSFSKTLPGLEIGGRIITSEAALNLDFIPKSAIILGGGVIGCEFASVWKSFGVDVTIVEGLPSLVPNEDATIIKTLERSFRKRGINFSTGTFFQSAEQNDDGVKVTLVDGKTFEAEVLLVAVGRGPNTAGLGYEEAGVPMDRGFVLANERLHTGVGNIYAIGDIVPGLQLAHRGYQQGIFVAEEIAGLNPVIVEDVNIPKVTYCDPEIASVGLTQKAAEEKFGAENVQAQEYNLAGNGKSSILGTSGLVKMVRQKDGPIVGVHMIGARMGEQIGEAQLMVNWEAYPEDVAQLVHAHPTQNESLGETAMALAGKPLHG, encoded by the coding sequence GTGAGCGAAAATGCGGCTCAGCCGGCTCAAGGTACGCAAGAGTTCGACATTCTGATCCTTGGCGCCGGTAGCGCTGGCTATGCCACTGCGCTGCGCGCGGTTCAGCTTGGCCTCACCGTTGGCTTGGTGGAGAAGAGCAAGCTGGGCGGCACCTGCCTGCACACCGGCTGCATTCCAACCAAGGCTTTGCTGCATTCAGCAGAGCTGGCGGACCACGCTCGAGACTCCGCCAAGTACGGCGTGAACGTCGAACTGCAAGGCATCGACATCAACGCCGTCAAGGCTTATAAGGATGGCATTGTCGCTGGCAAATACAAGGGTTTGCAAGGACTAATCAAGTCCAAGAAGGGCATCACCGTTATTGAAGGCGAGGGCAAACTCTCCTCGCAGAACACCGTAACCGTTGCCGGTCCCAGCGGAGAAAGCACAGTTTACACCGGCAAGAACATCGTGTTGGCCTCGGGCTCGTTCTCGAAGACGCTGCCGGGCCTGGAGATCGGTGGCCGGATCATCACCTCCGAAGCAGCGCTCAACCTGGACTTCATCCCGAAGAGTGCAATCATCCTCGGCGGCGGCGTCATCGGTTGCGAATTCGCCTCGGTCTGGAAGTCCTTCGGCGTCGACGTCACCATCGTTGAAGGCCTGCCGTCGCTGGTTCCCAACGAGGACGCCACCATCATCAAGACCCTTGAGCGCTCTTTCCGCAAGCGTGGCATTAACTTCTCCACCGGAACCTTCTTCCAGAGCGCTGAGCAGAACGACGACGGCGTCAAGGTCACCCTGGTAGACGGCAAGACCTTTGAAGCAGAGGTACTTCTGGTAGCCGTTGGCCGTGGACCGAACACCGCAGGCCTGGGCTACGAAGAGGCTGGTGTGCCGATGGATCGCGGTTTCGTCTTGGCGAATGAGCGTTTGCACACCGGCGTCGGCAATATCTACGCGATCGGTGACATCGTGCCCGGCCTGCAGCTGGCGCACCGCGGATACCAGCAGGGTATTTTCGTGGCCGAAGAGATCGCCGGCCTGAACCCGGTGATCGTCGAAGACGTAAACATCCCCAAGGTTACCTACTGCGACCCCGAAATTGCTTCGGTTGGCTTGACTCAGAAAGCTGCCGAGGAGAAGTTCGGCGCCGAGAACGTGCAAGCTCAGGAATACAATCTGGCCGGTAATGGCAAGAGCTCAATCCTGGGCACCAGCGGTCTGGTGAAGATGGTCCGTCAGAAGGATGGCCCCATCGTTGGTGTGCACATGATTGGCGCTCGGATGGGTGAGCAGATCGGTGAGGCTCAGTTGATGGTGAACTGGGAAGCTTACCCGGAAGATGTCGCGCAGCTGGTGCACGCGCACCCCACCCAGAACGAATCCCTCGGAGAGACCGCAATGGCCCTGGCCGGGAAGCCGTTGCACGGTTAA
- a CDS encoding leucyl aminopeptidase — MVDNSVVSLSSVSSKAGIVASLDSDALVIAVGQGSEGPVLLNNPLSEQEASALSDSLQLLGISGAADELRRLPALPDVKAKVLVLAGVGPLKDGTNDGSISNEALRRAAGSAIRQLSGLETVALAFPASSVAELVAVAEGAALGAYSYAARRSSTDAVKAAVKNVKIITSVNAKAAKTVLDRASVLGKAVNATRTLVNEPPSHLYPETFAQAAKELAKGLPVKVTVLDEKRLEKDGYGGILGVGKGSSRQPRLVKVEYSPARAKRHLALVGKGITFDSGGLSLKPATGMMTMKCDMAGAAAILTATLAAAELGVPTKITAWLCIAENMPSGAAGRPSDVITIFGGKTVEVLNTDAEGRLVMADGLAAGSAEQPDVILDVATLTGAQMIALGNRYSAVMGDDEISASITAAAAAAGELFWQMPLPEELRPSLDSPVADLANIGEKMGGMMTAAVFLKEFVGKGKDGEQIPWAHLDIAGPAFNEAGAYGYTPKQGTGVSVRTLLSYAESLGHGK, encoded by the coding sequence ATGGTTGACAATAGTGTTGTTTCACTCAGCTCAGTGAGCAGCAAAGCGGGAATCGTCGCTTCGCTGGATAGTGATGCCTTGGTCATCGCTGTCGGTCAAGGATCAGAAGGTCCGGTACTACTCAATAACCCGCTGAGCGAGCAGGAAGCTAGCGCGCTGAGTGACTCCCTGCAGTTGCTCGGCATTAGCGGCGCGGCCGACGAACTGCGGCGGTTGCCGGCCCTGCCCGATGTCAAGGCCAAGGTCCTAGTGCTGGCCGGGGTCGGACCGCTCAAGGATGGAACCAATGATGGATCCATCAGCAATGAAGCGCTGCGCCGGGCCGCTGGCTCAGCAATTCGCCAATTGAGTGGGCTCGAAACCGTGGCTCTTGCCTTCCCGGCGTCCTCGGTGGCCGAATTGGTAGCGGTGGCAGAAGGGGCGGCCCTCGGCGCTTACAGCTACGCGGCGCGTCGTAGTTCAACTGATGCAGTCAAAGCTGCGGTCAAGAATGTCAAGATCATCACCTCGGTGAACGCCAAGGCGGCTAAGACCGTACTCGACCGCGCAAGTGTGCTCGGCAAAGCGGTTAATGCTACGCGCACCCTGGTCAACGAACCGCCCAGCCACCTCTACCCGGAAACTTTCGCGCAGGCCGCCAAGGAACTGGCCAAGGGTCTGCCGGTCAAGGTCACTGTGCTGGACGAGAAGCGCTTGGAAAAGGATGGCTACGGCGGCATCTTAGGCGTCGGTAAAGGCTCCTCTCGGCAGCCCCGACTAGTCAAGGTTGAGTATTCTCCGGCCCGGGCCAAGCGGCATTTGGCCTTGGTCGGCAAGGGAATCACTTTCGACTCGGGAGGGCTTTCTCTCAAGCCTGCCACCGGCATGATGACGATGAAATGCGATATGGCCGGTGCCGCGGCGATCTTGACGGCGACCTTGGCGGCAGCTGAACTCGGCGTGCCAACCAAAATCACCGCTTGGCTCTGCATCGCCGAAAACATGCCTTCTGGTGCCGCTGGTCGCCCCTCCGATGTCATCACCATCTTTGGCGGCAAGACAGTTGAAGTACTCAACACCGACGCTGAAGGTCGTTTGGTGATGGCGGATGGGCTGGCCGCTGGCTCAGCAGAGCAGCCGGATGTCATTCTGGACGTCGCCACGCTGACCGGCGCGCAGATGATCGCGCTCGGCAACCGCTACTCGGCGGTGATGGGTGACGACGAGATCAGTGCCTCGATTACCGCTGCCGCTGCCGCAGCCGGTGAATTGTTCTGGCAGATGCCATTGCCCGAGGAGCTACGCCCCAGCCTGGACTCGCCGGTGGCCGATCTGGCCAATATCGGCGAGAAAATGGGCGGCATGATGACCGCCGCGGTGTTCCTCAAAGAATTCGTTGGCAAGGGTAAAGACGGCGAACAAATCCCGTGGGCGCACCTGGATATCGCTGGCCCAGCCTTTAATGAGGCCGGCGCCTATGGCTACACACCGAAACAGGGCACCGGCGTCTCCGTACGCACCCTACTGAGTTATGCCGAGAGCCTCGGCCACGGTAAATAG
- a CDS encoding proteasome assembly chaperone family protein, producing the protein MKDIQYQPFLDPSSLYATNDALFGAAELKGLNLLMGFSGFADAGHVVSQISAELLEQLDAEPVAFFDIDQLIDYRSRRPQISFIEDHLSDYQQPRLALFKLVDGLGQPFLYLTGNEPDLQWERFSAAVIELVRRLDVNLVAWVHSIPMPVPHTRPIGVTVHGNRPDLIEGMSSWKATVQLPSAIGHLLELRLTEAGRNIAGYAVHVPHYLADAEYPRAAVAALEYLGAAASLMLPTDRLREAGRDVEQQIAAQVQASIEVQGVVSKLEEQYDERQQSMPVRSLLAGEGDELPDADELGAAIEAYLANQDHEPES; encoded by the coding sequence ATGAAAGATATTCAATACCAACCATTTTTGGACCCGTCGAGCCTGTATGCCACGAATGACGCACTATTCGGTGCCGCCGAACTTAAAGGGCTCAATTTGCTGATGGGCTTCAGCGGCTTTGCTGACGCCGGGCATGTGGTGAGCCAGATCAGTGCCGAACTGCTTGAACAACTCGATGCCGAACCAGTTGCTTTTTTTGATATCGACCAACTTATTGACTACCGGTCGCGACGTCCGCAGATCAGCTTCATTGAAGATCACCTCAGCGACTACCAGCAACCGAGGCTAGCGCTTTTTAAGCTGGTTGACGGCTTGGGTCAGCCCTTCCTCTACCTGACGGGAAACGAGCCTGATCTGCAGTGGGAACGTTTTAGCGCCGCCGTGATTGAGCTGGTACGTCGCTTGGACGTTAACTTGGTGGCCTGGGTGCATTCGATTCCGATGCCGGTGCCGCACACCCGCCCTATTGGCGTAACGGTGCACGGCAACCGTCCGGATCTGATTGAAGGGATGTCTTCGTGGAAGGCCACCGTGCAGTTGCCTTCAGCGATTGGCCACTTGCTTGAGTTGCGGCTGACCGAAGCCGGCCGGAATATTGCCGGATATGCCGTGCACGTGCCCCACTACCTGGCCGATGCTGAATATCCCAGGGCGGCCGTGGCCGCTCTTGAATACCTGGGCGCCGCGGCCTCACTCATGCTGCCGACCGATCGGCTTCGGGAGGCCGGACGTGATGTTGAACAGCAAATAGCGGCCCAGGTTCAGGCCTCGATCGAGGTGCAAGGCGTGGTGAGTAAGCTCGAGGAGCAGTACGATGAGCGGCAGCAGAGCATGCCGGTGAGGTCCTTGCTCGCTGGTGAGGGTGATGAGTTGCCTGATGCCGATGAGCTGGGCGCCGCCATTGAGGCTTATTTGGCTAATCAAGATCATGAGCCGGAAAGCTAG
- a CDS encoding DUF4192 domain-containing protein — protein MTAQTPLTIAEPAELLAYLPHALGYFPERSLMVVGLRGKTIGGTVRVDLPDVNSSLEQCREFSETVAECLAVDRLADASVLALFTGVDWLDGEDPGFDRLMLCLREALQLRGKPVCQAWWLGERYFRNYLCRDERCCPSPGVLLSKLKSSRLNTELVFRGSSYFSDLSEATQAPTLSRVEQLAMYRGFSRNMLRLGEAMARQPLEHTLSDWSAEMRRLGRARTAAWGGNRAAGGEAQPWERWGGLMAILQCPRFRDAVLLLALCDAAPDQKVEIADLLLGNTDFRPPWRTLNGLRQLLRLMSAMHDFVPVLEGWGAKEDGVSEPERPQLATEQFATELQQAVAASYSLLGWIEWSRGRGSRAGAYLEAALEVLPGYRLAELLTEVLGSGLLCKWAKSAATAWQRSASEAD, from the coding sequence ATGACTGCTCAGACACCTCTCACCATCGCCGAGCCAGCCGAGTTGCTGGCCTATTTACCGCATGCGCTTGGCTATTTCCCGGAACGTTCGCTGATGGTTGTTGGTCTGCGGGGTAAGACTATTGGTGGGACGGTGCGGGTCGATCTGCCAGACGTCAATAGCTCGCTTGAGCAGTGCCGCGAATTCTCGGAAACGGTGGCTGAATGTTTAGCGGTGGATCGCTTGGCCGATGCTAGCGTGCTGGCGTTGTTCACCGGTGTTGATTGGCTTGATGGTGAAGATCCCGGTTTTGATCGGCTGATGCTTTGTCTACGTGAGGCTTTGCAGCTCCGCGGTAAGCCGGTCTGCCAAGCCTGGTGGCTAGGCGAACGATATTTTCGGAACTATCTATGCCGCGATGAGCGATGCTGCCCCTCTCCAGGGGTGCTTTTGAGCAAGCTGAAAAGCAGTCGGCTGAACACTGAATTGGTGTTCCGGGGAAGCAGCTATTTCTCAGATCTGAGTGAAGCAACCCAGGCTCCAACGTTAAGCCGAGTGGAGCAGCTGGCGATGTATCGAGGCTTTAGCCGCAACATGCTTCGCCTGGGTGAGGCGATGGCTCGACAGCCGCTTGAGCACACTCTCAGCGACTGGAGTGCGGAAATGCGGCGACTCGGTAGAGCCCGCACGGCCGCCTGGGGCGGCAATCGTGCGGCAGGCGGAGAGGCACAGCCCTGGGAGCGCTGGGGCGGCTTAATGGCTATTTTGCAGTGCCCCCGATTCCGGGATGCCGTGCTGCTTTTGGCGCTGTGTGATGCTGCGCCGGACCAGAAAGTCGAGATCGCGGACCTGCTTCTCGGCAACACCGACTTCCGACCACCTTGGCGGACGTTGAACGGTTTACGGCAGCTCCTCCGACTGATGTCAGCTATGCACGATTTTGTGCCTGTTCTGGAAGGTTGGGGAGCCAAGGAGGACGGTGTTTCAGAGCCGGAGCGACCGCAGCTCGCGACAGAGCAGTTCGCAACAGAGCTGCAGCAGGCAGTAGCTGCTTCTTACAGCTTATTAGGGTGGATCGAATGGAGTAGGGGCCGGGGCAGTCGGGCCGGAGCATATCTCGAAGCAGCGCTGGAGGTGCTTCCCGGCTACCGCCTGGCGGAATTGCTGACCGAGGTGCTGGGAAGCGGCCTATTGTGCAAGTGGGCTAAATCAGCGGCTACCGCTTGGCAGCGATCCGCTTCTGAAGCTGACTGA
- a CDS encoding RNA polymerase sigma factor, whose product MSPTARKASTATVSATPEEPAKKQTTTRTSNAPKALVTPAGRKPAGKVVPVEEAPEKLTPAKKRAATAAAKKTTADTETPKATRGRKPKADSESEEAEVKVEDLEVSEETEEPEEVTEEGLAEVAEVAEEATGSGFVYSDADDDDAPVQQVMSAGATADPVKDYLKQIGKVALLNAEQEVDLALRIEAGLYAEEKLAADDGKIAEKLKREYQWVIHDGKRAKNHLLEANLRLVVSLAKRYTGRGMLFLDLIQEGNLGLIRAVEKFDYTKGFKFSTYATWWIRQAITRAMADQARTIRIPVHMVEVINKLARVQRQMLQDLGREPTPEELALELDMTPEKVVEVQKYGREPISLHTPLGEDGDSEFGDLIEDSEAVVPADAVSFTLLQEQLHSVLDTLSEREAGVVAMRFGLTDGQPKTLDEIGKVYGVTRERIRQIESKTMSKLRHPSRSQVLRDYLD is encoded by the coding sequence GTGTCTCCAACCGCACGTAAGGCCAGCACAGCCACCGTGAGCGCTACCCCCGAAGAACCTGCCAAGAAGCAGACGACAACTCGAACCAGCAATGCGCCGAAGGCTCTTGTCACTCCGGCCGGACGGAAGCCCGCGGGCAAGGTAGTTCCCGTCGAGGAAGCCCCGGAGAAACTCACTCCGGCGAAGAAACGTGCCGCAACCGCAGCGGCTAAGAAAACCACTGCCGACACCGAAACCCCTAAGGCCACCCGAGGCCGTAAGCCAAAGGCTGATTCGGAGAGCGAAGAGGCCGAGGTCAAGGTAGAGGATCTCGAAGTCAGTGAAGAGACTGAGGAACCGGAAGAAGTAACCGAAGAGGGCCTCGCAGAAGTCGCTGAAGTTGCTGAAGAAGCGACGGGCTCGGGTTTTGTTTATTCAGACGCCGACGATGACGATGCGCCGGTCCAGCAGGTAATGTCGGCGGGTGCCACCGCTGACCCGGTCAAGGACTACCTGAAGCAGATCGGTAAAGTGGCGTTGCTCAATGCGGAGCAAGAAGTCGACCTGGCGCTACGCATCGAGGCGGGCCTGTACGCTGAAGAAAAGCTGGCCGCCGATGACGGCAAAATTGCCGAGAAGCTCAAGCGCGAATACCAGTGGGTTATCCATGATGGAAAGCGCGCCAAGAACCATCTGCTGGAGGCCAATCTCCGACTCGTGGTTTCGCTGGCCAAGCGTTACACGGGCCGCGGCATGCTTTTCTTGGACCTTATCCAGGAAGGTAACCTGGGCCTGATCCGTGCCGTCGAGAAGTTTGACTACACCAAGGGCTTCAAGTTCTCGACCTACGCCACCTGGTGGATCCGTCAGGCCATCACTCGGGCGATGGCTGATCAAGCTCGGACCATTCGTATTCCGGTGCACATGGTCGAAGTGATCAATAAGCTCGCCAGGGTGCAGCGCCAGATGCTGCAGGACCTGGGCCGTGAACCAACGCCGGAAGAGCTGGCCCTGGAGCTCGATATGACCCCTGAGAAGGTGGTCGAGGTGCAGAAGTACGGTCGAGAGCCGATTTCCTTGCACACGCCGCTGGGTGAGGATGGCGACTCTGAATTCGGCGATCTGATCGAGGACTCGGAAGCCGTGGTTCCTGCCGACGCGGTGAGCTTCACCCTGCTCCAGGAGCAACTCCACTCGGTACTCGACACGCTTTCCGAGCGTGAAGCTGGCGTGGTCGCAATGCGTTTCGGGCTCACCGACGGGCAGCCGAAGACTTTAGACGAAATCGGCAAGGTTTACGGCGTCACTCGCGAACGAATCCGACAGATCGAATCGAAGACCATGTCGAAGCTACGGCATCCTTCGCGTTCGCAGGTACTGCGCGACTACCTCGACTAA
- a CDS encoding DUF7455 domain-containing protein, with amino-acid sequence MTTATVSRELNALDRCDRCGAQAYVRVVLESSGGELLFCGHHARAVEATLKPLSSEWHDETSRLLEKDPVLVDD; translated from the coding sequence ATGACAACCGCAACCGTAAGTCGTGAACTCAATGCACTAGACCGATGCGACCGCTGTGGCGCTCAGGCCTACGTCCGAGTTGTATTGGAATCCTCCGGTGGGGAATTACTTTTCTGCGGACACCACGCCCGCGCCGTGGAAGCAACGCTCAAGCCACTTTCCTCGGAATGGCATGATGAGACCTCCCGGCTGCTGGAAAAGGATCCAGTGCTAGTAGACGACTAG
- a CDS encoding DNA gyrase/topoisomerase IV subunit B yields the protein MAQQNSDYNARHLSVLEGLEAVRKRPGMYIGSTDSRGLMHCLWEIIDNSVDEALAGFGQNIKVILHKDNSVEVHDDGRGIPVDIEPKTGLSGLEVVMTKLHAGGKFGGSSYAASGGLHGVGASVVNALSSRLDVQVDRGGKTYQMSFRRGEPGIFKDAGKNLSPTAVFEPFVSKSVLEVVGSTKRGVTGTRTRYWADRQIFTADAKFSYDDLISRARQTSFLVPGLKITIRDERGLAGTPGESGPHEEVFHHDGGISEFVDFLAADAPVTDIWRLHGTSSFKETVPMLDANGHMASTEVQRDCEVDIALRWGIGYDTTMRSFVNIIATPKGGRHQEGFEQALLKTFRKVVEANARKLKAGNDKIEKDDVLAGLTAVLTVRLAEPQFEGQTKEVLGTPAVRAIVAKVVEQEITAKLTSSNRNDKAQSALLLEKVVSEMKSRISARVHKETQRRKNALETSSLPAKLADCRSDDVARTELFIVEGDSALGTARLARSSDFQALLPIRGKILNVQKASVGDMLSNAECAALIQVVGAGSGRSFDLEAARYGKVILMTDADVDGAHIRTLLLTLFFRYMRPMIDAGRVFAAVPPLHRVEVINPGQKANELIYTYSEQELKTLLAGLQKNGKRYKEPIQRYKGLGEMDADQLAETTMDPRHRTLRRVTAENAAMAETTFELLMGSDVAPRKEFIIAGAADLDPERIDA from the coding sequence GTGGCTCAGCAGAATTCGGACTATAACGCGCGGCACCTTTCTGTCCTCGAAGGCTTAGAAGCGGTCCGCAAGCGGCCTGGCATGTATATCGGCTCCACCGACTCCCGGGGCTTAATGCACTGTCTTTGGGAGATCATCGATAACTCGGTTGATGAGGCCTTGGCTGGCTTCGGACAGAACATTAAGGTAATCCTGCACAAGGACAATTCAGTCGAGGTGCATGACGACGGTCGTGGCATTCCGGTCGATATCGAACCTAAGACCGGCTTGAGCGGCCTCGAAGTGGTGATGACCAAACTGCATGCCGGCGGTAAGTTCGGCGGTTCTTCCTACGCTGCCTCTGGTGGTCTGCATGGCGTCGGCGCCTCGGTGGTCAATGCACTATCGTCCCGACTGGACGTGCAGGTAGATCGCGGCGGCAAAACCTACCAAATGTCTTTTCGGCGCGGCGAGCCAGGCATTTTCAAGGACGCTGGAAAGAACCTCAGCCCGACCGCGGTCTTTGAACCTTTTGTGTCGAAATCGGTGCTCGAGGTTGTTGGCAGCACAAAGCGCGGCGTCACCGGCACCAGGACCCGATACTGGGCGGACCGCCAGATCTTTACCGCTGACGCCAAATTCTCCTATGACGATTTGATCTCCCGAGCTCGACAGACCTCGTTTTTGGTGCCCGGACTTAAAATCACCATCCGCGATGAACGAGGTTTGGCCGGCACTCCCGGTGAAAGCGGCCCGCACGAAGAGGTTTTCCACCATGATGGTGGTATTTCGGAGTTCGTCGATTTCCTCGCTGCTGATGCGCCGGTGACAGATATTTGGCGCCTGCACGGCACCTCCAGTTTCAAAGAAACCGTGCCGATGCTGGATGCCAACGGTCATATGGCCTCCACCGAAGTGCAGCGTGACTGTGAAGTAGATATTGCCTTGCGCTGGGGGATTGGCTACGACACCACGATGCGCAGCTTCGTGAACATTATTGCCACCCCCAAAGGCGGCCGACACCAAGAAGGCTTCGAGCAAGCGCTGCTAAAAACCTTCCGCAAGGTCGTTGAAGCAAATGCTCGAAAGCTCAAGGCCGGTAATGACAAAATCGAGAAAGATGACGTTCTGGCTGGTCTCACCGCGGTGCTAACCGTGCGTCTGGCGGAACCTCAGTTTGAGGGACAGACCAAAGAGGTGCTCGGCACGCCCGCGGTGCGTGCCATCGTCGCCAAGGTGGTGGAGCAGGAAATCACCGCGAAACTCACTTCGAGCAATCGAAATGACAAAGCGCAGTCCGCCCTGCTGCTAGAAAAAGTTGTTTCGGAGATGAAATCGCGAATCTCCGCCCGGGTGCATAAGGAAACTCAGCGTCGTAAGAATGCGCTGGAGACCTCGTCACTGCCCGCTAAACTGGCCGACTGCCGTTCCGATGATGTGGCACGCACCGAACTATTCATCGTCGAGGGTGATAGTGCCCTGGGCACGGCACGGCTAGCCCGTTCCTCGGATTTTCAGGCGCTGTTGCCGATTCGCGGCAAAATTCTGAATGTGCAAAAGGCCTCGGTGGGGGACATGCTCTCCAACGCCGAATGCGCGGCCTTAATCCAGGTGGTGGGTGCCGGTTCGGGCCGGTCCTTTGACCTAGAAGCTGCCCGTTACGGCAAGGTGATCCTGATGACCGATGCCGACGTCGACGGCGCGCACATCCGCACCCTGCTGCTTACTCTGTTCTTCCGCTATATGCGACCGATGATTGACGCGGGGCGGGTTTTCGCCGCGGTGCCGCCACTGCACCGGGTCGAGGTGATCAACCCGGGTCAGAAGGCTAACGAACTGATTTACACCTACTCCGAGCAGGAATTAAAAACCCTGCTGGCCGGATTACAGAAGAATGGCAAACGCTACAAGGAGCCTATTCAGCGGTATAAGGGCCTGGGCGAGATGGACGCGGATCAGCTAGCCGAAACCACGATGGACCCGCGGCATCGCACCTTGCGACGGGTTACCGCTGAAAACGCCGCGATGGCGGAAACCACTTTCGAACTATTGATGGGTTCGGATGTCGCGCCGCGCAAGGAGTTCATCATTGCCGGTGCTGCCGATCTGGATCCCGAACGTATCGACGCGTGA